The genome window AAAAGTAAAGAATTAAATAACAAGCAAGGTGAAATTGTAGTACAAAATACTGGAGCACCGCTTGCTGGACATATTGTAATTCAAACCCAAGGGCAAAAAATAAATAACGAAGAAGGTAAAATTCTTGCAAGCGGAAACAATTCCGTAAATGCAGGAAATATAGAAAATAAGCAAGGTAAAATTCATGGTCAGGCGGTAGCAGTCACGTTAACGCAAGGTAGTTCTATAAGTAACAGCAGTGGTGAATTGCTTGCAGAAAAAAGCATAAACTTGCAAGGTGGTGTCGCGGCAAATGATCAAGGATTGATATCTGCCAAAGAAAGTGCCGTAATAAATACCCAAGGGGAAAAATTAAATAACAATAGTGGTAAAGTCCAAGCTGTTGGTACGTTAACAATCAATTCTGCAGACATAAGCAACAAGCAAGGCGAAATAGTCAGTACAGACAAATTGCAGATTGAAAGCACAGCGTTCAATAACGAAACAGGAAAAGTCCTTAGCAGCAAAGAAATAGCAATTAAAAGTAAAGAATTAAATAACAAGCAAGGTGAAATAGTAGTACAAAATACTGGAGCACCGCTTGCTGGACATATTGTAATTCAAACCCAAGGGCAAAAAATAAATAACGAAGAAGGTAAAATTCTTGCAAGCGGGAACAATTCCGTAAATGCAGGAAATATAGAAAATAAGCAAGGAAAAATTCATGGTCAAGCGGTAGCAGTCACGTTAACGCAAGGCAGTTCTATAAGTAACAGCAGTGGCGAATTGCTTGCAGAAAAAAGCTTAAGCTTGCAAGGTGGTGTCGCGGCAAATGATCAAGGATTAATATCTGCCAAAGAAAGTGCTGTTATCAATACCCAAGGGGAAAAATTAAATAACAATAGTGGTAAAGTCCAAGCTGTTGGAACATTAACAATCAATTCCTCAGACATAAGCAACAAGCAAGGCGAAATAGTCAGTACAGACAAAATGCAGATAGAAAGCACAGCGTTCAATAACGAAACAGGAAAAGTGCTTAGTAGCAAAGAAATAGCAATTAAAAGTAAAGAATTAAATAACAAGCAAGGTGAAATTGTAGTTCAAAATACAGGAACTCCGCTTTCAGGACATATTGCCATTCAAACCCAAGGGCAAAAAATAAATAATGAAGAAGGTAAAATTCTTGCAAGCGGAAACAATTCCGTAAATGCAGGAAATATAGAAAATAAGCAAGGTAAAATTCATGGTCAAGTGGTAGCGGTCACGTTAACGCAAGGTAGTTCTATAAGTAACAGAAGTGGTGAACTGCTTGCAGAAAAAAGCTTAAATTTGCAAGGCGGTGTCGCGGCAAATGATCAAGGATTGATATCTGCCAAAGAAAGTGCTGTGATAAATACCCAAGGGGAAAAATTAAATAATAATAATGGTAAAGTCCAAGCTGTTGGTACGTTAACAATCAATTCCTCAGACATAAGCAACAAGCAAGGCGAAATAGTCAGTACAGACAAATTGCAGATAGAAAGCACAGCGTTCAATAACGAAACAGGAAAAGTGCTTAGCAGCAAAGAAATAGCAATTAAAAGTAAAGAATTAAATAACAAGCAAGGTGAAATAGTAGTTCAAAATACAGGAGCACCGCTTGCTGGGCATATTGTAATTCAAACGCAAGGACAAAAAGTAAATAACGAACAAGGTAAAATTCTTGCAAGCGGAAACAATATGCTAGAAGCAGGAAATCTAGAAAATAAGCAAGGAAAAATTCATGGTCAAGCGGTAGCAGTCACGTTGACGCAAGGTAGTTCTATAAGTAACAGCAGTGGTGAATTGCTTGCAGAAAAAAGCTTAAGCTTGCAAGGTGGTGTTGCGGCAAATGATCAAGGGTTGATATCTGCCAAAGAAAGTGCCGTAATAAATACCCAAGGGGAAAAATTAAATAACAATAGTGGGAAAGTCCAAGCTGTTGGAACATTAACAATCAATTCCTCAGACATAAGCAACAAGCAAGGCGAAATAGTCAGTACAGACAAATTGCAGATTGAAAGCACAGCGTTCAGTAACGAAACAGGAAAAGTGCTTAGCAGCAAAGAAATAGCAATTAAAAGTAAAGAATTAAATAACAAGCAAGGTGAAATTATAGTTCAAAATACAGGAGCACCGCTTGCTGGACATATTGTAATTCAAACGCAAGGACAAAAAGTAAATAACGAAGAAGGCAAAATTCTTGCAAGCGGAAACAATTCCGTAAATGCAGGAAATATAGAAAACAAGCAAGGAAAAATTCATGGTCAGGCGGTAGCAGTCACGTTAACGCAAGGCAGTTCTATAAGTAACAGCAGTGGTGAATTGCTTGCAGAAAAAAGCTTAAGCTTGCAAGGTGGTGTTGCGGCAAATGATCAAGGGTTGATATCTGCCAAAGAAAGTGCCGTAATAAATACCCAAGGGGAAAAATTAAATAATGAGAAGGGGCGTATTCAGGCTCAACAGAATCTTGCAATAAATTCAGCTCAATTGATAAACAAGCAAGGAAATATTTCTACTCAAATGAATGCTGAAATTAACTCTTTTGATATTAGTAATATTTTTGGGCATATTTTTTCTAAAGAAAACCTCAATATCAATAGTAGTAATATTGATAACACAAATGGAAAAATAAACGGGCAAGATCTAAATATGCTTCTTGCAGGTTCTTCTAGTATAAGTAATAATGATGGAAAAATAATTGCCGAGAAAAGTTTTGATCTAAAAGGTGGACTTTTAACAAATGTTAAAGGTGAAATTTTAGCAAACTATGATTTAAATTTTAATTCACATGGTCTTCTAATAAATAATGATCAAGGTTCAATTCATTCTAACCAAAATATTGATATTCAATCAGGTCTTTTGACGAATAGGCAGGGTTCAATACAAAGTGAAAGAAACTCAAAATTCAAAAGTAGTGACCTTATAAATGATAAAGGAAAAATATTTTCTCAGGAAAAAATTGATGTTGATAGTAATTTAATATCTAATAAAGAAGGTTTTATTGTTGCTAAAGAAATTGAAATAAATACAAATAACCATAAGATAGAAAATCAAAAAGGTACTATACATTCTAAAAATGATATTAACATCCAATCTAATGATTTGCATAATGAGCATGGAAGTATTCTTGCTGGAAATAGATTAAATTTAACTACTGCAAGTATTTTTAATAATTATGGTTATCTTGCGGGTCAATCAGGTATTAATAGTAACAGTCAAAAAATAGACAATACAAGCGGTTTAATTCTGACAAAAAAAATTGCAGCTAGTTTAGGAATGAATACAAATAATAAAGAAATAATAAATAAACTTGGAACAATTGTAAGTAGCAATGATTTATCTATTCAATCTGGTGACATAAAGAATGAAAATGGAAAATTATTTGGACAAAGCATTGATATTAAGTTAGTGAAAGGGACAAATTTAAGTAATGATAATGGAAGTATTATTTCTAAAAGTGATTTAAATATTACTGGTGGTTTAAATTCAAATAAATTTGGTTTAATTGCCTCACATGGTAATTCAAATATTAATTCTGATGGTCAAACGGTAAATAATTCCCAAGGTGTAATTCAAGCTAATAAACAGCTTACATTGAAAACAGAAAATTTAAATAACAATCAAGGGGTAATTGCTTCTGTAGATCAATTAAAAATTAATAGTAAAATTTTAGATAATGATAAAGGAAAATTATTTACTACCGGAAGCTCAAATATTAATATTGAAACAAATAAGCAAAAATTATCAAATAATGAAGGTAAAATTTCAGCCAGTGGAAATCTTGCTCTTAATGCGAGTGAACTTATTTCTAATAAAGGTGTCGTTAGTGCTGAAAATGTTGATGTAAACTTAAATAATGGAAAACTAGAAAATGATCACGGTAAATTGATTGCTGAAGAAAAATTAAATATTAATAGTGGTTTTATTTCAAATAAATATGGAACTCTTGGTTCTAACAACAAATTAGACATTAATACAAACAAACATAATTTAGATAATTTAAATGGTAAACTACAAGCTGAAATAGCAACCATCCAGAGCGGAAATTTTGATAATCAAAATGGCGTTATAAATGTAGGAAATAAATTAAATGTAAATAGTGAATTATTTAATAATAATAATGGAATAATTGTAGTTCATAGTATAAATAATAATAACTCTAATGAGTTTATATTAGATACAAATGGAAATGAATTTTCAAACGTAGGCGGAAAAATATTTGCAAATGTTTTAACAAAAATATTAAATACTAGTAATATTAAAAACAATAACGGTTATTTATTTGCGAAAGATCTAACTATTAAAATAGATCATCTACAAAATAATCATGGAATTGTTTTTACTAGTAATCATCTCAAAATTGACGCAAATGAATTAAGTAATCAAAATGGGCGAATTATTTCTAGTAATACTTTAACTGCAAACATAAGTAATGTTATTCAAAATCAGCAGGGGCAGATAAACGCAACTGGCAATTTAAATTTAAAAACGCAAAATTTTAATAATAGTAGTGGACAAATCGCAAGTTTAAGTAATTTAATTTTAAATGCAAACCAAATTAATAATTCTTCAGGTACTATTCATGGAAATGGTGCAAGTAAAATTGAAGCAAGCTCAACAAATAACAATAGTGGTCACATATATTCAAACGGATCATTGGTTTTAAATAGTTCAACATTACAAAATGAAAATGGAAATATTGGAACAACTCAAAATTTAGAAATAAACTCTAGTAGTAATTCTTTAGGTGGAAAAATTATTAGCCAAGGAAATATGAATTTAAATATTTCTTCTAACTATACAAATACTACAGATTTAGCAGCAGGTGGAAATTTAAATTTATCAACAGCTGGTTTGACGAATAGTAATAAAATTCAAGCTAATGGAAATTTAAAAATAAACACAAGTGGAGATGCTACTAATAATAAAGGTGCTACAATTGCTGCAAAATCAGCAGAATTAAATGTACAAGGTAAGTTTACAAATTTAGGAAAATTTGATGGTGAAAATGTAAAAATAAATGCTGCTAGTATAGAAAATAAGGCTCAAATATCAGGAAATAATTTAGACATAAAAGCCAATGAAATTCTAAATCATGAGCAAGGAAAATTTGTTGGAGCATCTGCTAATGGTTCAATTAATTTTGCAGGTGGAAATTTAACAAATGAAAAGGGTGGAGAAATTTTATCAGCTGGTAATATTTCATTTAGCTTAGATAAATTAACAAATATTTCTACCAAAATATATGCATCAGGAAACATAAATTTTAATTCAACTGATGTAACAAATAAAAAAGAAAATTATGTAACTGAAATTCGAGAAATTGTTTACAATTATTCACCACATAAAAATGAATTACAATTTGAAAAAGGTGATATATTAGGACATAAAAGAAGAGAAAAAATAACCCACCGTAAAACAACTTATGGTGAAGAAATTAAAGAAGATAGTGCTGTTGGAGAAATTAAAGCGGGTGGCAATATGCACTTTGCAGGAAATGTCTTAAATGATAAAAGTGTAATTATATCTGCCGGTACTATGATTTTTAACCAAGCTAGTACCAATAATGCTTCATATATTATTGAAAGACAATATTGGGAAAATGGGAATTTCTTTGATGTACATAGATATGAAATTTCATTTTCAGATAGTATGTTTGGAGGTTTTCAAACAAAACACGAAATTCGTACAGATGACAAAGTATTATTTAATATTACTAGATCTGATAACGCTATGGAAAAACATACTCTCACCGAAGCAATTATGGTTGGGAATAAAGCTGTTGGTACCTTGACTCAAGCGCAAAATATTAATCTTTCTGCAACACAAAATATTGTACCTTCTTTGAGCTTTTCCTCTCCAGCGCAAAATCCAGGCGTTTCTTTAGTAAAATTAAATAAGGAAAGTAATTATCAAGGCTCAATCCAAAGTTCTTTTAATCCAGACGAACAAGTTTTACAAACTGCTGCTACAAATAATCAATCATTTGTTGGAAATAAATTAAGTTTGCAAGCTGTGCAAAAAGAAAATATTCAAACTGCTCAACTTCAAACTTATGGTAAAGTATTAACGGATAATATTTCTTTTAGAAATGGAAGTATTGAAAATCCTAATATTCCTTTATTTGCAAACAGAAATACGCAATTTTCTTTCAGCGGAATGACTCAGTATAATGCAGATCAGGGTTCTTTATTAAATTATAGTAATACTAGTGAAGTTATTCCTGCAGAATTAAGTTTAACTGATAAAGAAAATTTTAATTTTGGAAATATTTCTATTGATAACAAAAATAATGAAAATATTGAAATAAATACTTTTGAAAATGCAAATAATATTTTAAATAGTCAAGAAACAGAGCCTTTTTCAGTTCCGCTTGATAACGGATTATTAAAACAAAGCAATGTTTTTCAATATTTTGATCCAGCTGCATTTAACCAAAATTATGCTTTAAATATGTTTGACTATTTTGCAGCAAATAAACAAAGTATAAAACAAAATTATCAACTAAGTTTCACTGAATTAGAAAAATATAGTTTAAGTAATTTGGAGCAAAAAGGAGTTAACTTCAGAAAAGAAACAGATTCTAAATATACTGACTATAATAATTTTTATGCAAGTGATTATTATTTTAACCAATTAAAACTTCAGCCTGACAGACAGCTTAAAAAATATGGTGACAATCAAAATGGACGCCTTGCAGATGCTGATGATAATTTGGGTTTAACAGGCCAAACTTTTCTTACTAACTATCAAGCAACAGAAAAACAATTTGTGCAAATTGTTAATGCAGGAAAACAGTTTACCCAAAGCTATCAAATTTCACCGGGTACAAATTTATCTGCGGAATCGATGAAACAATTGACAAGTATTATTATTGCAAATGTAGATGAAAAAACAAATAAAGTTGAAAAAGGATTAAGAAATTTAGCAAACCAAGATTTAAAAAAACATGGAGGTTTTATAGCTTTCGGTGAAATGGATTTGAAAATTTCAGGAGATTTTAAAAATGAAGGTACTTTTTTCAATGCGGACGGAAAACTTGAAGCTCAAAATATAATAAATGATGGTGGTAAAATTATTGGTAATAATACGCAACTAGAAGCGAAGAAAGATTTTAAAAATATTGAAGGCATGCTTTTAAGCGATAAACAAAAAGGAAATCTTTTTATTAAAGCTGGCAATAAAATATTTATGGAAACAAAAGCAGTTGATATTGATTATACAATTGATGGAGTAAAACAAAAGTTAACTGAAGTTGGAGCTGTAGCAAGCGTTTCTGGTCATAATATTTCGTTATATTCTGAGGGAAATATTGAAAAAATTGGAACTCAAATTGATGCAACTGGAAAATTGCAGCAATATGCAAAAGGAAATATCGACGCTAAAAGTACTGTACTTGAAAAAGCCATTCATTCAAACACAATGAATGGCGGATATTTAAAAGAAAAATCTACTACCCACTTTATTGGCAATGAAAAATCTGGAAGTGACAATATTTTAATTGCTGAAAAAGATATTAATTATAAAGGCGTGGATATTGAATCGAAGGGGAAACTAAGTGTTTCTGGAGAAAATGTAACATTTAAAGCCGAAGTAGAATCTAATCATGATGAATATTATAGTTCAGTAAGAAATAGTCAGATTTATAATTCAGCGACAACTGAAAAATCCGTAGGCGGAAAACTTAATGCCAATAATAACATTTTAATTATTGCCACAGGTGAAAAAACAGGAGAAAAAGATGCAAATGGAGAAGCTGTTTCCAAAAATGGTACAGGAAATGTTAATTTAACAGGTACTGAAATAAAATCTAAAAATGCAAATATCATTATTAATGCAAATAATGATGTGAATGTAATTTCTCAGGTATTGAATAATAAATTTGCCTCTTGGTCTGTTCAAACAAGTGAGGGGGCTGTAAATTCAACTACGACTTCAGCAAACTCTGGGCAAAATAGCCAGGGTATAACTCAATCAGTTTTAAGTGCAAATAATATTTTAATTAATGCTGGCGATCAAAATAAAAAGCAAGGAAATATTAATATTCAATCAGGGCAACTAGTGGCTTCTAAAGATATTCAACTAAATGCAGGCAATGAAATTAATATTATTTCACAAGAATTAAAGAGTGAAAGCCATTCCCATTCGGAAAGTTCAACAAGTGGTCTAATGGGAACTAGTGTTTCAAGCTTTACTGTTGGGCAAAAAGACGAAAAACAAAAAGGAACAAGTAAAGTTACACAAAATATTGGATCCACTGTGGCAACAAAAGATGGTAACATTAGTATAAATGCAGGTGGAAAATATTACCAAAAAGGTTCAAATTTATTGTCAGTAAATGGATCTGTAGATGTAGAAGCAGAATCTATAAAAATAGAACATACAAAAAATATTTATGTTGGAGCACAAGAGAGAGAAGTCTCTGTCAATGGTTTAAATGTTGGTGCAAGAAATGAAGCATTTTCTTTAGGACAAAACTTATACAATAATTATAATACTTCTCAAAATACAACTGATCCGCGAATGCAAGCAATTTTAGCAGCTGCTTCAGGATTGTCAGTTTATAATACCCTAAGTCCCGCTTTAGATAAAAATGATCCAAAAGAACTAGCTAAGTTGAAGGTTTCAACAGGAATTGGCGGTAGTTCGCAAAAAAACTCTATGAGTTATTATAATGAAGAAATAAATGCTTCATCAATTAATGCCGGCAATAATGTTTCTTTAAAGGCAAGAGGGGCGGGCGCAGATAGCAAAATTGAAATTTATGGTTCTGATGTTAAAGCAAATAATAAATTAACCCTAAATGCTGAAGGCGATATTATTGCAAATGCTGCTAAAGCAATGTCGAAATCAAGTTCCGATGCGCTTTCTTATAGTTGGCAAGCTGGGGTAGCCTTCAATGTTAGCACTGAAGGAGTTGGTGTTGCTGGTGAGGTAACAGGAACACTTGGGCAAAGTG of Pigmentibacter sp. JX0631 contains these proteins:
- a CDS encoding hemagglutinin repeat-containing protein, with the protein product MCKKNLKKLKNLNNNNFNKINFGIQCKKCHTSIPLFNLKRIFSSVLVAAYYACHSSIVYAQIEAFQNAPSGHKPIMDAAHNGVPVVHIAPPNNAGVSHNQFENFNVNGNGAILNNSNQDVQTQLAGWIAANPQFGQNSASVIVNEVMSTNPSYLSGAIEVAGKFADVIIANPNGITCDGCGFINTGRASLVVGRPEFSHDGLVDSFQNLNGQLIIGGKGLNVTNILQLDLIAKSMTVSGEVWANKLNAVLSSSKVNYKNLNANKNENSTGRANGFALDIKAMGGMHAKQLFIVATDKGLGVNSQGRLSSLESDLVLNANGDIKLKDIFAKNNLEISGSENIFLTGKVISENSVKLKSERDIENLGVVSSNGILNINSLNLNNKGELIQNSNNSIILEIKNKSENSGIISGKGEIKITAEKIEDKNGKYESLSTINLASKDFKTDGMSLVSQNIEVKSDSIEIIKTNIATSDSVNVISDNLILGNNSKIIAGNKVKIDSSALKSELSEITSNKEININLMSPLVNNNSKIISENVLNINSNGLENNNGYISANSASLNFNGNEVNNQSGKIIVENDIDLNSSYLNNSNGMIVSGKNVKINTNSNNLNNSNGVLKAEGFIDVNAINSEINNTSGKIISNEKITLNSLFINNNYAEINSGNVEINSSLSNSYGIVNSTNSIELKGDLVLNNEGKILAEKNVIIDSNQKNINNNYGNILSNGKISLNSNSIDNNSGFISGYKEIIVASNYISNNEGRILSASGDISITKGELNNNFGIVNARDSIKINSENINNSKGTIVGSNLDIFTNDIDNRNGEILGKNKIDITSKNIDNSYGSINSENILKVNSSNYDVLNNYGKISAKNDLQLLSNNLQNSNGNISSGNKGSIETNKIENINGEIISKINLNIKSTEITNSGQIQSLGNLDVNSADLKNYNGNIIAGNNLNIKSNIVENMKGKINSGDNVTIDAKSMDNTDGQIKARSTTINLLNNGNLINKNGEIFAEEYLKIKAELSSNDGGKIRSNGNMVLDFEGTNFNNAGGTIESGKSMQIFAKEIDNSKGKLKSGTNIDLQITNLLNKEGEINAKENLKLKANSVLNILGKFFAKNQDLNLGENGILNNENGELFSEKNLSIQSSELNNNSGKIIANENVVINSGLTVENKLGIISSNNEINISSNTLENNFGNISANNLFVKTGELNNEEGKILASGNNSVNAGNIENKQGKIHGQVVAVTLTQGSSISNSSGELLAEKSLSLQGGVAANDQGLISAKESSVINTQGEELNNNSGKVQAVGTLTINSADISNKQGEIVSTDKLQIESTAFNNETGKVLSSKEIAIKSKELNNKQGEIVVQNTGTPIAGHIVIQTQGQKINNEEGKILASGNNSVNAGNIENKQGKIHGQAVAVTLVQGSSISNSSGELLAEKSLSLQGGVAANDQGLISAKESAVINTQGEILNNNSGKVQAVGTLTINSADISNKQGEIVSTDKLQIESMAFNNETGKVLSSKEIAIKSKELYNKQGEIVVQNSGAPLAGHIVIQTQGQKINNEEGKILASGNNSVNAGNIENKQGKIHGQEVAVTLVQGSSISNSSGELLAEKSLNLQGGVAANDQGLISAKESAVINTQGEILNNNSGKVQAIGTLTINSADISNKQGEIVSTDKLQIESAAFNNETGKVLSSKEIAIKSKELNNKQGEIVVQNTGAPLAGHIVIQTQGQKINNEEGKILASGNNSVNAGNIENKQGKIHGQAVAVTLTQGSSISNSSGELLAEKSINLQGGVAANDQGLISAKESAVINTQGEKLNNNSGKVQAVGTLTINSADISNKQGEIVSTDKLQIESTAFNNETGKVLSSKEIAIKSKELNNKQGEIVVQNTGAPLAGHIVIQTQGQKINNEEGKILASGNNSVNAGNIENKQGKIHGQAVAVTLTQGSSISNSSGELLAEKSLSLQGGVAANDQGLISAKESAVINTQGEKLNNNSGKVQAVGTLTINSSDISNKQGEIVSTDKMQIESTAFNNETGKVLSSKEIAIKSKELNNKQGEIVVQNTGTPLSGHIAIQTQGQKINNEEGKILASGNNSVNAGNIENKQGKIHGQVVAVTLTQGSSISNRSGELLAEKSLNLQGGVAANDQGLISAKESAVINTQGEKLNNNNGKVQAVGTLTINSSDISNKQGEIVSTDKLQIESTAFNNETGKVLSSKEIAIKSKELNNKQGEIVVQNTGAPLAGHIVIQTQGQKVNNEQGKILASGNNMLEAGNLENKQGKIHGQAVAVTLTQGSSISNSSGELLAEKSLSLQGGVAANDQGLISAKESAVINTQGEKLNNNSGKVQAVGTLTINSSDISNKQGEIVSTDKLQIESTAFSNETGKVLSSKEIAIKSKELNNKQGEIIVQNTGAPLAGHIVIQTQGQKVNNEEGKILASGNNSVNAGNIENKQGKIHGQAVAVTLTQGSSISNSSGELLAEKSLSLQGGVAANDQGLISAKESAVINTQGEKLNNEKGRIQAQQNLAINSAQLINKQGNISTQMNAEINSFDISNIFGHIFSKENLNINSSNIDNTNGKINGQDLNMLLAGSSSISNNDGKIIAEKSFDLKGGLLTNVKGEILANYDLNFNSHGLLINNDQGSIHSNQNIDIQSGLLTNRQGSIQSERNSKFKSSDLINDKGKIFSQEKIDVDSNLISNKEGFIVAKEIEINTNNHKIENQKGTIHSKNDINIQSNDLHNEHGSILAGNRLNLTTASIFNNYGYLAGQSGINSNSQKIDNTSGLILTKKIAASLGMNTNNKEIINKLGTIVSSNDLSIQSGDIKNENGKLFGQSIDIKLVKGTNLSNDNGSIISKSDLNITGGLNSNKFGLIASHGNSNINSDGQTVNNSQGVIQANKQLTLKTENLNNNQGVIASVDQLKINSKILDNDKGKLFTTGSSNINIETNKQKLSNNEGKISASGNLALNASELISNKGVVSAENVDVNLNNGKLENDHGKLIAEEKLNINSGFISNKYGTLGSNNKLDINTNKHNLDNLNGKLQAEIATIQSGNFDNQNGVINVGNKLNVNSELFNNNNGIIVVHSINNNNSNEFILDTNGNEFSNVGGKIFANVLTKILNTSNIKNNNGYLFAKDLTIKIDHLQNNHGIVFTSNHLKIDANELSNQNGRIISSNTLTANISNVIQNQQGQINATGNLNLKTQNFNNSSGQIASLSNLILNANQINNSSGTIHGNGASKIEASSTNNNSGHIYSNGSLVLNSSTLQNENGNIGTTQNLEINSSSNSLGGKIISQGNMNLNISSNYTNTTDLAAGGNLNLSTAGLTNSNKIQANGNLKINTSGDATNNKGATIAAKSAELNVQGKFTNLGKFDGENVKINAASIENKAQISGNNLDIKANEILNHEQGKFVGASANGSINFAGGNLTNEKGGEILSAGNISFSLDKLTNISTKIYASGNINFNSTDVTNKKENYVTEIREIVYNYSPHKNELQFEKGDILGHKRREKITHRKTTYGEEIKEDSAVGEIKAGGNMHFAGNVLNDKSVIISAGTMIFNQASTNNASYIIERQYWENGNFFDVHRYEISFSDSMFGGFQTKHEIRTDDKVLFNITRSDNAMEKHTLTEAIMVGNKAVGTLTQAQNINLSATQNIVPSLSFSSPAQNPGVSLVKLNKESNYQGSIQSSFNPDEQVLQTAATNNQSFVGNKLSLQAVQKENIQTAQLQTYGKVLTDNISFRNGSIENPNIPLFANRNTQFSFSGMTQYNADQGSLLNYSNTSEVIPAELSLTDKENFNFGNISIDNKNNENIEINTFENANNILNSQETEPFSVPLDNGLLKQSNVFQYFDPAAFNQNYALNMFDYFAANKQSIKQNYQLSFTELEKYSLSNLEQKGVNFRKETDSKYTDYNNFYASDYYFNQLKLQPDRQLKKYGDNQNGRLADADDNLGLTGQTFLTNYQATEKQFVQIVNAGKQFTQSYQISPGTNLSAESMKQLTSIIIANVDEKTNKVEKGLRNLANQDLKKHGGFIAFGEMDLKISGDFKNEGTFFNADGKLEAQNIINDGGKIIGNNTQLEAKKDFKNIEGMLLSDKQKGNLFIKAGNKIFMETKAVDIDYTIDGVKQKLTEVGAVASVSGHNISLYSEGNIEKIGTQIDATGKLQQYAKGNIDAKSTVLEKAIHSNTMNGGYLKEKSTTHFIGNEKSGSDNILIAEKDINYKGVDIESKGKLSVSGENVTFKAEVESNHDEYYSSVRNSQIYNSATTEKSVGGKLNANNNILIIATGEKTGEKDANGEAVSKNGTGNVNLTGTEIKSKNANIIINANNDVNVISQVLNNKFASWSVQTSEGAVNSTTTSANSGQNSQGITQSVLSANNILINAGDQNKKQGNINIQSGQLVASKDIQLNAGNEINIISQELKSESHSHSESSTSGLMGTSVSSFTVGQKDEKQKGTSKVTQNIGSTVATKDGNISINAGGKYYQKGSNLLSVNGSVDVEAESIKIEHTKNIYVGAQEREVSVNGLNVGARNEAFSLGQNLYNNYNTSQNTTDPRMQAILAAASGLSVYNTLSPALDKNDPKELAKLKVSTGIGGSSQKNSMSYYNEEINASSINAGNNVSLKARGAGADSKIEIYGSDVKANNKLTLNAEGDIIANAAKAMSKSSSDALSYSWQAGVAFNVSTEGVGVAGEVTGTLGQSGTNKYEVAHRNSHLEGSKQVEIVSGGNTNLIGGTIRGDKVTGDIKGNLYIESLQDLSKFSSDAKSGSLTGTACVPPICAGNSGASFSYTQTDMDSYYQSVGEQSGIFAGSQGFQLKVGGNTHLKGAVISSNDEAIKNKRNTFETGTFSSEDIVNKAWYEASQFTVAGSVGTLNNSVAPTVPLYSSDSKSNTTYSGVSGGSFVIRDDAKQRELTGKSAERTIAETNRDTSNTHEKLAVIFDEQKITTEFQIVTTFNNELNTFINNQANKQDNYKKELEGLLDSGADPNSSEVKEAQSNLESAEKWGPGGSYRQIAQALSLAISGNVGGSNIDLIKGFAANYLQSLGAEKVKELAQHLGGEGSPAHVALHAVLGCVAGSIKGTCEQTAVGAAAGVVVNELLKEDKKLTAEEKEKKLNITTGLIGSLANALGEKNVAAVTSGAQIESENNSLKKLDHISLGVSLVDAARLKMIKMQSDNLKQELEKHIGEYATVGDYVFNSHTFESELLMLSEGKKTFAEFLDAYGKSAVLEIILNKSLSRLTELKPELKSILQPALLNVQKKGEDWLLNEGLSKQEQIKLTEKYEDTYKLLSGKTSLKELERTKGIGYLLEVGSELNKKGIHLDKKGGTDWQLVRIDSKTQKEKALNINLVNGVQEGYQSTSESKNLKDIIEGKTTWEELANKKGKDYVERLVKSKEAEGIWNNELINPNTSINGDKENTILKKWDEGKNYLVENDPKLKDKPSILGNKAPYSSREIAEDMKDRHGKDNVTSTTVPPLNKPNVKMAGKEKVIQLDVQKQEWDVDKKQFKTVTEKQDVKIVFDKKGYPIFDDVMKVEVRIPVKEYREMEYRQQLKAATKELKRLIQENIIPKTSFTAKQLEQINKELPNFDGYTWHHHQETGRMQSVPRNIHEKVSHIGWEGMQGETKNEK